The DNA segment CCCGCCAGGGAGCGGTTGTTCAACTGGGCGACCGAGGTCGGCCGGGAGTACTTCGAAGCCGACTCGCCCGGCCCCGCGCTCCGGGCCAAATGCGCGGTCGCCGACAGACTCGTCTTCCGGAAGGTTCGTGAGGGACTCGGCGGCAACATCGACTTCCTCATCAGCGGGGGCGGTAGCCTCTCGCCCGACCTCTGTGCGCTCTACCACGGCATGGGGATGCCCATCCTGGAGGGCTACGGCCTCACCGAAACCGCGCCGGTCGTCTCGGTCAACCCCATCGAAGAGCCGAAGGTCGGCACCATCGGCCCGCCGGTCGAGGACGAGGAGGTGCGGGTCGACGAGTCGATGGTCTCCCAGGAAACCTTCGCCGACGCCGAGGGCGATGTGGGCGAACTCCTCGTGCGCGGGCCGAACGTCACCGCCGGCTACTGGAACATGCCGGAGGCGACCGAGAACGCGTTCGTCGAGGCCGACGACGGGGGCGACCCGTGGTTCCGCACGGGCGACATCGTCGAGATTCGGCCGGACGGCTACATCCGCTTCCGCGAGCGCGCCAAGGAACTGCTGGTACTGTCGACGGGCAAGAACGTCCCGCCCGGACCCATCGAGGACGCCTTCGCCGCCAGCGAGGTGGTCGAGCAGTGCGTCGTCATCGGCGACGGCCACAAGTTCGTCTCGGCGCTCCTCGTCCCTAACTTCGAGGAGGTGCGCCGCCGGGCCGACCGGGAGGGTATCGACCTGCCCGACGACGACCGCGAACTCTGCCGGAACGACCGCGTCCGCGAGTGGCTGGAGGCGGAGGTCGAGGCGGTGAACGAGCGCTTCGAGTCCTACGAGCGCATCAAGCAGTTCCGGGTCGTGCCCGAGGAGTTCACCGAGGACAACGACCTGTTGACCCCGACGATGAAGAAGAAGCGCCGGAACATCCTGGAGCGGTTCGCCGACGACATAGACGAGATATACGAGCGCGAGTACGAGGCTGCCTGACGGGACCCGCCTTCTGACGCCGTCACCCAACTCTCGCGTCGATTTCGTCGGATACCCCTTCGACGTCGGGGAGGTGTGCGAGCGTGAACGTCCGGTCGACGCGCATCTTCCTCTCCTCTCTCGCACCCCTACAAGTATCGCCCGGTCGCGCAGAACGATTCGGCGGCCGTCAGTCGACCTGTCAGCCGACGGCCGGCACCCTTATCCGACCGGTCGTACCCCGCTCGAACGATGCCGGACGAATCGACTCGACGGCGGTTCC comes from the Halorussus vallis genome and includes:
- a CDS encoding AMP-dependent synthetase/ligase — translated: MEWRDAERAYDDPVIGRSTVPRMFEESAARHANRPAQQYKGGVYDRSLAGSAVAAAPDGEFRAIAYAEMRDVVRSLAAGFRELGVGAGDRVGIFADTRMEWAQCDFGVLAAGGVVTTVYRGSSPSQVEYLLGDPDADGVVVENAELLDRVLSVADGLDLEFAVVMDELAEEPEAPFDVLTLGELYERGSEAYDDESYESWLDSRDPEDLATLIYTSGTTGRPKGVELTHANFRANVNQCYRRFGPRPDKGGLPVIDEHSRTVSFLPLAHVLERLAGHFLMFAAGATVAYAESPETLQEDFGKVRPTTGTSVPRVYERMYDAIREQAESSPARERLFNWATEVGREYFEADSPGPALRAKCAVADRLVFRKVREGLGGNIDFLISGGGSLSPDLCALYHGMGMPILEGYGLTETAPVVSVNPIEEPKVGTIGPPVEDEEVRVDESMVSQETFADAEGDVGELLVRGPNVTAGYWNMPEATENAFVEADDGGDPWFRTGDIVEIRPDGYIRFRERAKELLVLSTGKNVPPGPIEDAFAASEVVEQCVVIGDGHKFVSALLVPNFEEVRRRADREGIDLPDDDRELCRNDRVREWLEAEVEAVNERFESYERIKQFRVVPEEFTEDNDLLTPTMKKKRRNILERFADDIDEIYEREYEAA